From a single Labrus bergylta chromosome 14, fLabBer1.1, whole genome shotgun sequence genomic region:
- the ap4m1 gene encoding AP-4 complex subunit mu-1 isoform X1: MMISQVFILSSKGDHLIYKDFRGEAGSDAVNIFYEKVTALTGDQPPVVMNHKDLHFIHVRQGGLYWVATTTADSSPFTVIEFLNRLTALVKDYCGSLSEKSVQMNFALIYELLDEVVDFGYIQTTSSDVLKNFIQTEAVSSRPFSLFDLSNVGLFGAETQQSKVAPSSAATRPIQTSREQGGKSEIFVDVIERMSVVIGSNGVVMKADIEGEIKVKCYMPSCSEMRIGLNEEFSIGKSQLRGYGSSVRVDECSFHQAVRLDEFDSNRILRLCPSQGEQTVMQYQLSDNLPSAPPFRLFPTIERDSGGRLLMYLKVRCDLPPKSAAINVCASVPVPKGSVSLSQELSSPDQSAELKQQSRAVEWKIPRFTGGTQLSALFKLEVPGLSSASMLEVGPVGLSFELPQLTVTGLQIRFLRLSPVQPGPSQRWVRYVTHSDSYIIRV; this comes from the exons AT GATGATCTCTCAGGTCTTCATCTTGTCCTCAAAGGGCGACCACCTCATCTACAAAGACT TCCGCGGAGAAGCAGGAAGTGATGCTGTCAATATTTTCTACGAGAAGGTCACAGCGCTGACTGGAGACCAGCCTccagttgtcatg aatcaCAAAGATCTTCACTTCATCCACGTCAGACAGGGCGGGCTGTACTGGGTCGCCACGACAACAGCCGACTCCTCCCCCTTCACTGTCATTGAGTTCCTCAACAG ACTAACAGCTCTGGTCAAAGATTACTGCGGCAGCCTGTCTGAGAAGTCTGTGCAGATGAACTTTGCTCTCATCTATGAGCTGCTGGACGAGGTGGTG GACTTTGGTTACATCCAGACCACATCTTCTGACGTCCTGAAGAACTTCATCCAGACTGAGGCGGTCTCCTCTCGACCGTTCAGCCTGTTCGACCTCAGCAACGTCGGCCTG TTTGGAGCAGAGACACAGCAGAGTAAAGTAGCCCCGAGCTCTGCGGCCACCAGACCAATCCAGACCAGCAGAGAGCAG ggAGGGAAGAGTGAGATATTTGTGGACGTGATAGAGAGGATGTCGGTCGTCATCGGCTCCAAC GGAGTGGTGATGAAGGCCGACATCGAGGGAGAGATCAAAGTCAAGTGCTACATGCCGAGCTGCTCAG AAATGCGGATCGGCCTGAATGAAGAATTCAGCATTGGCAAGTCACAGCTCAgag GTTACGGCTCTTCTGTTCGTGTCGACGAGTGCAGCTTCCACCAGGCGGTCCGACTGGATGAGTTCGACAGCAACCGGATCCTCCGCCTGTGTCCCAGTCAGGGAGAG CAAACAGTGATGCAGTATCAGCTGAGTGATAATCTGCCCTCAGCTCCTCCTTTCAGACTCTTCCCGACAATCGAGAGAGACAGCGGAGGAAG gcTGCTGATGTATCTGAAGGTCCGCTGTGATCTGCCACCAAAGAG CGCTGCCATCAACGTGTGTGCGTCTGTCCCTGTCCCTAAAGGCTCTGTGAG TTTGTCTCAAGAGCTCAGCAGCCCAGATCAGAGTGCCGAGCTGAAGCAGCAGAGTCGCGCTGTTGAGTGGAAGATCCCCCGCTTCACTGGAGGAACACAACTGTCTGCACTGTTCAAG CTGGAGGTCCCTGGTCTCAGCTCGGCCTCCATGTTGGAGGTCGGTCCAGTCGGTCTGAGCTTCGAGCTGCCTCAACTCACTGTCACAGGGCTTCAGATCCGCTTCCTCCGCCTGTCACCCGTCCAGCCCGGCCCGTCGCAGCGCTGGGTCCGCTATGTCACACACTCTGACTCCTACATCATCAGAGTTTAA
- the ap4m1 gene encoding AP-4 complex subunit mu-1 isoform X2, translating to MISQVFILSSKGDHLIYKDFRGEAGSDAVNIFYEKVTALTGDQPPVVMNHKDLHFIHVRQGGLYWVATTTADSSPFTVIEFLNRLTALVKDYCGSLSEKSVQMNFALIYELLDEVVDFGYIQTTSSDVLKNFIQTEAVSSRPFSLFDLSNVGLFGAETQQSKVAPSSAATRPIQTSREQGGKSEIFVDVIERMSVVIGSNGVVMKADIEGEIKVKCYMPSCSEMRIGLNEEFSIGKSQLRGYGSSVRVDECSFHQAVRLDEFDSNRILRLCPSQGEQTVMQYQLSDNLPSAPPFRLFPTIERDSGGRLLMYLKVRCDLPPKSAAINVCASVPVPKGSVSLSQELSSPDQSAELKQQSRAVEWKIPRFTGGTQLSALFKLEVPGLSSASMLEVGPVGLSFELPQLTVTGLQIRFLRLSPVQPGPSQRWVRYVTHSDSYIIRV from the exons ATGATCTCTCAGGTCTTCATCTTGTCCTCAAAGGGCGACCACCTCATCTACAAAGACT TCCGCGGAGAAGCAGGAAGTGATGCTGTCAATATTTTCTACGAGAAGGTCACAGCGCTGACTGGAGACCAGCCTccagttgtcatg aatcaCAAAGATCTTCACTTCATCCACGTCAGACAGGGCGGGCTGTACTGGGTCGCCACGACAACAGCCGACTCCTCCCCCTTCACTGTCATTGAGTTCCTCAACAG ACTAACAGCTCTGGTCAAAGATTACTGCGGCAGCCTGTCTGAGAAGTCTGTGCAGATGAACTTTGCTCTCATCTATGAGCTGCTGGACGAGGTGGTG GACTTTGGTTACATCCAGACCACATCTTCTGACGTCCTGAAGAACTTCATCCAGACTGAGGCGGTCTCCTCTCGACCGTTCAGCCTGTTCGACCTCAGCAACGTCGGCCTG TTTGGAGCAGAGACACAGCAGAGTAAAGTAGCCCCGAGCTCTGCGGCCACCAGACCAATCCAGACCAGCAGAGAGCAG ggAGGGAAGAGTGAGATATTTGTGGACGTGATAGAGAGGATGTCGGTCGTCATCGGCTCCAAC GGAGTGGTGATGAAGGCCGACATCGAGGGAGAGATCAAAGTCAAGTGCTACATGCCGAGCTGCTCAG AAATGCGGATCGGCCTGAATGAAGAATTCAGCATTGGCAAGTCACAGCTCAgag GTTACGGCTCTTCTGTTCGTGTCGACGAGTGCAGCTTCCACCAGGCGGTCCGACTGGATGAGTTCGACAGCAACCGGATCCTCCGCCTGTGTCCCAGTCAGGGAGAG CAAACAGTGATGCAGTATCAGCTGAGTGATAATCTGCCCTCAGCTCCTCCTTTCAGACTCTTCCCGACAATCGAGAGAGACAGCGGAGGAAG gcTGCTGATGTATCTGAAGGTCCGCTGTGATCTGCCACCAAAGAG CGCTGCCATCAACGTGTGTGCGTCTGTCCCTGTCCCTAAAGGCTCTGTGAG TTTGTCTCAAGAGCTCAGCAGCCCAGATCAGAGTGCCGAGCTGAAGCAGCAGAGTCGCGCTGTTGAGTGGAAGATCCCCCGCTTCACTGGAGGAACACAACTGTCTGCACTGTTCAAG CTGGAGGTCCCTGGTCTCAGCTCGGCCTCCATGTTGGAGGTCGGTCCAGTCGGTCTGAGCTTCGAGCTGCCTCAACTCACTGTCACAGGGCTTCAGATCCGCTTCCTCCGCCTGTCACCCGTCCAGCCCGGCCCGTCGCAGCGCTGGGTCCGCTATGTCACACACTCTGACTCCTACATCATCAGAGTTTAA